CCATGCGCAGCAGGGTCATTTTCGCCGAGGCCTGGAAGGAAAACGGTGCGGTGAGAAACAGCACCAACGCAAGGATCCCCAGCTTGTCCCAATTGGCCCGCGCCACGCTGCCCAGGCTCCAGAACACCAGTTGCTGCAACACATCCTCGGTGGCCAGCAATTGCAGCAAGGCCACCAGTGCGTTGCAACTGAACACCAGAGCGATGCCGAACAGCACCAGGGTTTCCACCCCGGCACCACGCAGGCGCGACAGGCCATGCAGCAGGAACATCGAGCAACAGGCGAACACGAATGCCGACAACGCCACGGCGCTGTCCTGGCTGAGCAGCGCACCGCCCAGCGGAAACACGATCACCAGCGAGGCGCCCAACGCCGCCGCCGACGACACCCCGAGGGTGAACGGGCTGGCCAGCGCGTTGTTGAGGATCGCCTGCATTTCCGCGCCAGCCAGCGACAGCGACGCCCCGACCAGAATCGCCATCAGCGCGTACGGCAGGCGCAAGTTCCAGATGATGATGCGGTCGGTCACCGACAGCGCCTGCGGGTGCAACAGGCCATGGAGCAGATCGCCCAGGCCCATGCCGGACGAGCCGGTGGACAGGTCGAGTAGCAGCGCGACGATCAGCGCCAGGCCCATCGCGCCCAGCCAGGCACTACGCCTGAGCAGCAGGCGGCGATAGCCCTGGCTGACACCGATCAGCGCCGGATCGAGTGTGGCGGTCATGGCCGTGCACTGATCCAGTAATGGCCCGCCAGCGGCGTGTCGAGGAAGCGGCGATTGATGTCCTCGAAGGTCTGCTGCGCGTCCACATCGGCGAACAGTTCGGGATGAATCCACTTGGCCAGCAGCTCGATGGCGAGGATGTTGTAGGGCGAGTTGTAGAAGTCATGCCACAGGCCGTGCACGTTGCCCTGCTCAACC
This DNA window, taken from Pseudomonas sp. MYb118, encodes the following:
- a CDS encoding FecCD family ABC transporter permease — translated: MTATLDPALIGVSQGYRRLLLRRSAWLGAMGLALIVALLLDLSTGSSGMGLGDLLHGLLHPQALSVTDRIIIWNLRLPYALMAILVGASLSLAGAEMQAILNNALASPFTLGVSSAAALGASLVIVFPLGGALLSQDSAVALSAFVFACCSMFLLHGLSRLRGAGVETLVLFGIALVFSCNALVALLQLLATEDVLQQLVFWSLGSVARANWDKLGILALVLFLTAPFSFQASAKMTLLRMGEDRAQSFGVDVRRLRFFSLLRISVLAATAVAFVGTIGFIGLVGPHIARILIGEDQRFLFPASALTGALLLSLSSVVSKLIMPGVIVPVGIVTALVGVPIFVALVFKRGRQL